Genomic segment of Heliangelus exortis chromosome 7, bHelExo1.hap1, whole genome shotgun sequence:
AGAATGGCAGCAAATTCATGCCATAAGCAGTAACATCTTATTCAAGGAGATGCCAAGAGGATTAAAAAGACCTCTGGATTAAAATTCTGTATAGTACCCACTACACAGCTGCATGCAATATGCAGTCCAGACAATCCACCCACATACAGATGGAAAATTATTGGGTTTTTACTCTGAACAGGAGTCAGCAAAGAAAACGAGCTCTTAAAGACCAGAAGACTTTCTACCCAATGCTCTTTGACGTGGGTAAATGGAGTGCAAGGTTAATTATCAGCTGGAGAGGCTTTTGATGTACTTACATGAACATTTAGAGCCCCAGGAGCATAAACACAGGGGACATGCTCGTGAATGCCATTTCTTAAGCTCCACATATGTGTATGTGAAACAGGATATGCACAGGGTCACTTCTGGGCTAAAATGAGTCTAAGCAGCAGCCCCAGTCACCAAAAGATCACTGAATAATCTGACAGTGCCAAGTAATCACAGGGCAGATGGCACAGCACTTGTGGCACCAGTGACAAAGAGCATGTCTCAAGGGCATGAATCACTGCAATTAGAAATTTAGACTGCTGTCATTACAGGCTTCAGTGATAGCCTGGATGAAACTCTCAGGGCTGATAATGTGGCTCACATGTGTTGGTCTGGCACTCCAAAGCCCACAAGACAGAGTGGCAGTTTGCAGAGGGAATGGCTGTGTCCACCCAAGGAAGGATTATGTGAGAGTGTATCCACACGGATTGAACAAGCAAGGATGGGGACACGCCACAAtggctgctgagctcctgagGATGAACTACCCAGGTGAAAGTCAGCACAGCTTAAAGCAGTCATTTGAATgggaaaatgaaattacatcAGCTCCCACCAGTTAGAACTGTCACGGCCTAAACTTGACTTATCTTACATGATTTCAATAGAAAAAGGCCACTTTTATAAAGAACTCTATAAAGACTTAATAAAATCTGACTAATACATTTTCCAATCTTTTAGATTATCTGCACAGGTAAAATAGTTTATAATTCCACTAGATGACAAAAGTTAAGACCCCAGCTATACACATGAGCAGAGAGATTTTGTGGCCAAAGCCTGGGAAGACACAGTACCTGATGTGCACTGGAGTTGGCTGTGACACTGCCCAGCTGCTTCCGTAGTTCCTCAAGCTCCTGCAGAGATATCTTGGAAGTAGATGAGTGGATGGAAAAATTTGTGCTGCCACTGGTTGCTGCATTTGTTGCAAGTTCTGCCCTGTCTTTAGCATTTTGTTGCAAATACTGGAGTGTCTGTACATACACAAAATAGGAAGGATTTTTTGAGTGCTGGTCAGCACACAGTAAAGCACAAAACCATACGACTGTAAGACAGTTGTGCTAAATCAGACCACAAGTTTTTCTGTCCCAGTTTCCCATGTGTTAGTGGGATCAAGAAGAGTGTAGTTCTCAGTAGTGCTTTAATAATTTAGTAAATGCTAGAACTGGATACCTGTTGTTTCAATGCACTTTGCTGAACATAATCACCAGAAACAGTGTTGTACACAAAATCATTGCATTGTTGCTACTGCTGAATACTCATAAAACAGACAGTTCTAAAGAAGAAACGTACCTCTTTGTCTTCTGTGAGTTTTGACAGTAGATAAACTAAAGAATCTAGGTGTCTTGTATTTTTAGACTTCAGCTCATcatacttctttaaaaaatcttcaGGAGTTCGAGAAAACTCTGCTATTTTTACCTgtaaaaaacattaatattaaACGTTTAATGTACGTTATTATCACAGCACTCAGAATAGCATTGCACAAGGACAGAGAGACAAtgtgcaggctgctgctgccaaagtACTTCAGGGAATGTTTTTGGGGCTGAATGCTGCAGCATTGGTCTCCTACTAACATTTATGCTGGAAAGTAGGGGTCCTGTCACTATAGGTGATGGAGGAGGAActgcaggagagaaaaggatAAGCACAGGATGTGTAGCAGGGCTCATCTGGCACATGCTCAGTTTGAAGCAATATTATTTTCTATCATTAGTCTTACTAAAGGATTCTGGCACTGATGTGATGGAGCAACATCCGGATATTGGGTCCACTTGAGGAGCCACACCAGCAAGAGAGACATCAATGAACCAGTGAGACCAGTGCAGAGCCCTGGAGACAGCAGGGCTGCTTGCCCACTGTCCAATGCTGTGCTCTAAGGAGCATAGCAAAGCACAACAGCCACTGCCACAAACTCCAACACAGAATATCCCACCTGACCCTGGGGAAACATtcctttctgcagaaagcagtgaCATGCCCAGAGAGATGGAGGCATCTCCTGGAGATCTCTGAAAACATAACTAAGAAGTCTGCAGTAGCTGTGATGCTGGCCCTGCTGCAAGGAAGGGGCTGGGCTGCAGGTCTCCAGCTGTGGCTCCTACTTAAATCTTCCTACAAGCCTATGAACTTTACCTGTCAGTGTAAATAATGTGCAAGAATAAAGCAAATATGTCATTCAGGCTACAAAGATCTGAACTTGCAGAGTTCAGATGCCTCTGGGCACCTCTGCCCagaggtgctgggcagagccatGGAGTCCTTCCCTGAGTCAGCCCTGCCACAtggggccctcaggcacccagccctgccaccaTTGAGATGGGGttgtatatgtatatttatatacatttgtattttggTTCCTTATCCCATGTGCtactgcctttcccctgttttTGTAAATCTGTTCccattttaatttccatcttGAAGTGTCTCATCCTtattccctttttatcttccctttgggagggtggaggaggGGTAATAGAGAAgaattctgtcctctggtttttggtcCACCCAAAGTGCTAAGCTGTGACACCCCTTCAATTTTAACAATCCTTCTCATGTTTTTTCACCaattttaccttcttttctGATATAATCTTTGTAATTTATACCCTAAATTAAGATTCCAGACCAGattacccatttttttttaacaatgcCAACATTCCTAGAAAAATCTTGGACAGGCATTACCCCTCCCATGGGGTACATGTCCAGATCCATAGAGGTCACATTACCTCACAGAAAGGTATAGTAAGGAAAACATTTGCCACATCCCTTGCCAAGAGAAATCATGTTGAGGGACGTTTGCCTGGAATTTCTCTTTAGGGAGGGCCGTGCTCTCCGTCCTGCCTGCCCTCTGAGACACACATCTGTCTCAGCTGGTCCATGCTTACCTTGGCACTGTGTGCAGAGACAGTTGTGGTAACATAAGGTGTCCGATTCTTCTGCAGGAGATCAATGTAGACTTCAGCTCCCTCCCCATCGTGCACACGCAGGAGGCTGAGCAGCTCGTTGACATCGTGGTGAATGCGGAACTCGCTCATGCTCCCACCTGAGGCTACAGGCTCTGAGGGACACAGAACCAAAGGTGGCAAGTTATTGTTTTACTGCTGCAAAGGAAAATGTACCCCCACAAACAACATTTCCTGACTATATAACAAGACTTGCAGGGTATCTGACTGAAACAAATCCATGTAAGGGGAAGAAGCACACAAAACAGGTGCTCAGATGCCTGATTTAACTATACTGGCACAAATCTCACCCTAAACACAGCTGAGCCAGCAGAGGATTTCTCACTCTAAGTCACACTGGCAGTGGAAAAGTTACTGAGTTATCATAAGAAGTGCTGGTTTGTGTACTGACACACTGCAGTCACCTCCAATTGCTGCCTTCAGCAGcccacccaggctgctgcttttgaaGTCATTCAAGGGTAGTTTTTTCCACATTTAGGTGTCTTTGTATTCTACTGCTCTATTTATTAATGTACAAGCAccaaattttgaaaatttagtTAAACAATGGTCGCAGAACTAAGAATCTGAGGTATCATGAGTTTAATGTGATACCCCATACAGACTCAGAATATATCAAGCACATGGACACACTTTCAGTTTGCCacaatcatggaatcatttagACAAGAAAGAGTATCTGCAAGCCTTGATCCAACCCTCCACCCAAAAGTGAGTCAAATTTAGAGCAGACTGTTCAGAGCCTTGTCCAGTCCAAGCTTAAATATCTCTATGGATACAGACCCCCACACCATTCAGGGCCCTGATCCTCATGTGAAAACACCTTTTCCTAATGTTCAACTGGGTTTCCTGCACTGCAGCTTGTGTTGGTGCTTCTGGGGTTCTTGCTGTGCCACTCAAAGCATTGAGTCTCAACCCTGCAGCTCTGAGGCCCCTTTGGGTAGGGGGAGATGCCATTGGGTTCTCCTTCACCTCATCCCCAGCTGAGCAAggccagctcctccagcctctcctgccaCACCCTGCCCCCATCCACCATTGCCAGGGCCCCCTCACCCTGGCTTATATACAAGTATTATACTGGTATTATACTCCAGTATAATTCTCTCATAAGGAAGCCCCCACACTGGCCAGAGTTTCAGGTGTGGTGTCACGAACAACGTGTTCCCTTTCCTTTACTTACTGGCTGCATCCTCACCAACACGGGTGAAACTCAGCCTCTACTGGCAAAAGGGCACAGTGCTGGCCATACCCATGATGCTGCCCTGGGCCTCCAGGTGCCCCTGCACACCTGCCAGCTGTCACCCCACCTCTGCTGTTGATGGGGTTTATTGTGTCACTCAGGACCCCGCACAGGCGTTTTTTCCAATTTCTAAAGGTTTCTGTGAGCCCAgatctccagcctgtcaagtTCTCTATGAGCAGTCACCACAAACCCCTCACCCCTATTGTGGGTTGCCTGAACTTGCCAAAAGCCAtccctcctgccaccctggCTACCACAGGACACCTCAAATGCCAGCACCCCAGCAGCAAGGATGAGCACTGATAACAACCTCCCATTTCCCCTTGGACTGCTGAAGTGATTGGGGCTCAAAGTTCTGAGGAATGAATCCCAGTGAAAGGATGaggggggaatggtttcaaattctttcacagcaaagaatttcttctttgtatCTCGTCTAATCTCTCCTCTTTTaatttgaaaccattcccccctCATCCtttcactccatgcccttgtaaaaagcctCTCTCCAGgtttcctgtagccccctcaggtactggaaggtgctctgaagtctctcttctccaggttcaACAGCTCCAGAAGGCtgcatgaggagaggctgggggagctgggcttGCTGCCCATGATGAGGATGTGAATGGGAATCCAACCCCTGCTTAGAGGGGTCCCGGCGCTGCCAGGGCCGGACTCTGCTGGGAGGAACACGGCGAGAGCCCCAGAGGCACAAACTGCAGCGCAGTGACACGGCCGTGCGAGCAGAACGGGGCCCCGAGCCGTGGGGATCCCCATCCCCGGAGATACCCCGACTGGCCTTACAACAGCCGAGGCATCAGAGACCGCCTCCCGCCTGCCTCAGGCAgtccctctgccttccctgctcccgGACCAGGATGTCCCCAAGCAGCCAGAcagaccagcagcagcagtaccaccaccagcaccacaaCCAGCACTACTACCAGCACCACAACCAGCACCACAACCAGCACCACAACCAGCACCACAACCAGCACCAcgtcccccagcagcaccaccaccaccagcactaCCATCAGCACTACCACCAGCACCACAACCAGCACCACAACCAGCACCACAACCAGCACCACTAGCACCAGCACACCacatcctccagcagcagcagcagcaccagcactaACATCAGCACTACCACCAGCACCACTAGCACCAGCGCATCccatcccccagcagcagcagcagcagcagcagcagcagcagcagcagcagcagcagcagcagcagcagcaccaccaccaccaccaccaccaccaccaccaccaccaccaccaccaccaccaccaccaccaccaccaccaccaccaccaccacacgTTCCGTTCCGTTCCGTTCCGTTCCGTTCCGTTCCGTTCCGTtccgtcccgtcccgtcccgtcccgtcccgtcccgtcccgtcccgtcccgtcccgtcccgtcccgtccctcCCGGGCCTACCTGCCCACACCGCAGCTCCTCCCGCCCGCCGCACTGCAGCCCCGCGCATGCGCCCCACCCCCTGCCCGCCTTGTGCCGCCTACGCATGCGCACTGCCATTCTCCCCCGCCTTGCCGCGCCGCGCATGCGCAGTGCCCGTGCCCCGCCCCTGGGAtgctgccgctgccgccggGGCTGCACCGCTACTTACGGGAGGAGTcggccccgctcccggctcccccagccctggtcCCGGTTCCGGTCTCGGTGGCCCCGCCCTTTTCCTTCGTCCCCCGCCGCCTCCGTCTCGGTCTCCACCACCCGTTGCTTGAGGTGAGGGGCTGCCGGGGCAGCCTCTCCCTCCCGGTCTGTGGGAAGCAGCGGGCGGGCTCTcccgcggcccggcccggcccgtcTGGTCTCCATGGAGAGGGAGGGTTGGGCCTGCGGTGTCGGGCCTGCCTGCCCACCGCCTCTCTTCTCTCCTAGGATGGGGACGTCCACAGGCACCTCTACCTACAGGGGGTCCTCGCCGGCGTGTCCGAGGTGGCCGAGAGACCCAAGTAAGTGGAGTAGGGCCCGCACGCCGCTGCGACTTGGCCGTGGCTGCCGGTGGGTCCGTGTGTCCGGATCCGTGTCACCTCGGCGCTTTTGTGGCATGAACACTGTGGGGACGGGGGCTGTGCCTCCCAGCCATGGACTTTACAGTCCCAGGAGAAGAAATAAGTGAGAAAGAAGACACAGATGAatgggaaaacagtttgggaaggaaaatgcaAGGATTTAGTTTGTAAACCTCAACGTCCTGCTGAAAAGGCACATAATCCTTATTTTCATCTCCAGCTACCTGTCTGTCTAAATGCGGACTTCTTTTGCTTGCTGGAGGTGATGTCATTTACCAAGAGTTCCCCATAGCAGATGAAGCATCTGTAAGATGTCCAGAAATTGGGATTGTAGCTAAACAAGGGAATTCAAGTGTTGTGTATCCAGCCAAAACAGTGGTAGAGTTGTGTGGTGCAGACGCCCCCAGTTAGGAAGGCTGAGCCTGGAGGAGaatcttcatctttttttaaaactttactCACCTATATAAAATTGAGTAAAAATACTTTGAGGGACGTGTGAAGTTATCCTTCAAGCGCTTGCTAAACAGCATTGGCACAAAATTTTAATCCACAGCTGCAAGTTTAAGCTTATTTCTCACATTGCTGCTTGGTGTTTATTCTTAATCAAAGCACCACTTCAGAGGACAGTAACATATGTGATGGTCAAGCTGTAACAGAAAATAAGAGTTTCCAGCTGCTGGTACCATTGTAATCTTTGTTCTTTCAAACAtgtgattttttatttcatttaagtatcttcacaaaaaaatgccACAAGTAAATGTAGTCACCTATGTGATATGTGCAGCTTAAATTAAGGCTCTAATGTAGTTTTAATTGTGGATGTTGTAATTTGCCTGCAGGGTGTCCGAATTCAGTTGTCACAtctctgggtgctgccaggtGTTTGACACACTGGAGGGCTTTGAGCACCACTACAACACACTGCACAGGAATGTCTGCTCCTACTGCAAGCGCTCCTTCCCTTCAGGGCATCTCTTGGATATTCACATCTTGGAGTGGCACGACTCCCTCTTCCAGATTATGGCTGAGAAGCAGAACATGGTGAGTTGTGTGGCCAGCCCTTTACTCATGGGCTGGCTCCTTTAGAGATTGACTGTTTGGGGAGGGCACCTGAGTCTACAGCTAACaacatgtcttttttttgttttttttttcccttgccaaTCAGTACAAGTGTTTGGTAGAAGGCTGCACAGAGAAGTTCAAGAGCAGCAAGGACAGAAAGGATCACTTGGTCACCATTCACCTTTACCCTGCCAACTTCCGGTTTGATAAACCAAAGAAAGTGAAAAGGTAACTGCAGAGCTGCCATAGCACACAACTGGTTTTCCACCCTATAGAGGTGatgttttgcttctctgctgtTACACTCCCTTTCCAGAATAAGCAAGCTTATAGCCTAAGAGGCTCAGAAATGTGTACAGGTAAACTTGTAAGTCTTTCTGTGGCAAGTCTTTTCTGTTGCTTCATCTAAATGTcgaaatgttcctttttttctcacccCCTCTggctccaggctctgctccttTCATGCCATCTCAAATGCAGACACAAAGCCCCAGTGTCTCTCCATGTCTCTGTGCATGTTTCCTGCTTTGAACCTTTGCAATATTCCCGTTACCCAGAAGCACCAGTAGAACAAAGGAAAGGTTTCTAAGTTTTGTGAATGGCTTTTTCAACTGGCCACTCATTTCAAGTGTTTTCTTTACCACAAGGTGAAGAATTGATGTTGTTTAACATCGCAGAGACTTGGGTGATGGGATGGAGAGAAAATGTCTTGTCTGGCAGGGTGGTGTGGCCCTGGGATGGGTGCCTGAAGGGACAGAGCTCTGGGTctgtgaagtattttaaaacttgcttGTATGGACAGGTGTGAACCCTGTAGACCATCCCTCTGAGCCTGTTGAGTGAGTTACACTTTATGGACAGAAGGAAGAGTTTGGGGACAAAGCTGTGTACTATAATGCAGCATCCCTGAATACTTAGGCTAGTGGGAGTTTCTCTTTGTCACACAGctctccagcagcccctggctgcGCTGGGGCTTTGCACAACCACAGCCCTGTGCCTCCATACAGTAACTCTCCTGTTCCCTCATGAAGTACCTTTCAGTTCCTTCACTCTGGGCTTAtttggcagctgctgagaaAGGGTGTAAAATTTTTTCTGCAGTGGCCCCAAGGACGTGAGCTCTCCCGTGAAGCAGGGTGACAGTGTGCCAATGGATGTGACTGTGGAGACATCAGAGCAATTCCAAGTGGATCCCATGGAAATAGGGCCCAGTGAAAACATGGAGATCCCTCagcctgcagccagccctggcTCCTCAGTGCCAGAGAAACGACTCTATAAATCCAGGTCTGTGTTGTTGCCCTCCATGGGCAAAAACTTCTGGGACTGGGACTGTGTTATCTTAATTGCATTGTGCAGTGCTTAGGGCAGCGTGGCTCAGGGTGTTTCTGTAGTGAAGATAACAGAGGCAGGGTTTCCATGTctgttttaaaagccatttttaaaagatgaaaggTTAAAGAAGGATGGGGTGTGTGTATGCCATGGAAGTCATGTCAGCCAGTTTTCATGGTCTCTTCTCAGGGTAATGCAGAACAGCACAGTTCTCTGAAGAGAAGAATTCTATCctgaaaggactgaaaaaagTTTTGTTCCACCTTTGTAACCCTTACCCATCCtagctgagctgagctggtgtGTTTCACTGTATTTGCTCCCATGTAGTCACAGGACAAGGCACAAATAAAGCAGGGGAACATCCTGCTCTGAACCTTGGGTTTTgccatttacttttttttttttttttttacataaaatctTTACAAAAAATCCCATCACACAGATCAGTGTTATTTTACTAGTAATTTTAATAATCTCTCATCATAAAGGTTAACACAGTCTTACCTGAACTATTTGAGTTAACAAAGGGATTCATGCAGCTTGGTTTTGCCACCTCTGTGATATGCTGGCAGTCAGGAAGCAGCATGATGAGCCCATGACTGCACTGCCTAGGGAAAGCCACTTCTGTCCTCAGCTCCCTCTTACCTTTGCTGGCATCAGCATTCCACTCTGCCTCAGTGAAACAAGGGGAATGTCACTGATCCAAGCTTGTGGTGACTTGGAGACTCTTGGCAGTGTTCATGCTGTACTACAGCTGGTTGGATCTGCTTTTGCATGTAATGGTTTGCCTGACAAGATCCTGCCCTTAAGcaggagacattttaaaattcactgcTTTGTCCAGCATAACAGTTTATAAACCTGAAATACACCATCCCTTGGATTCACTGGGGTACTTAAAagtctgctctgctcttcacaACTTTGTGCTCCCACAGCAAACCACTGCAACCACCTGATGGCATGTTCTGTTTTGTAACACCTTACACCCAGTTGTAAAGAGAGGAGAAGCCTCCAGAACATGAAGGGAATGTGCAGAACAAATAGGAAAGCAGACCATTGTTTCACCcgttttttaaattgctttgttGATTCCAATGTCCTGCTCCTCCAATACCACTCTAAGAGCCTGAAATGCTACACAAAGCATGAAGTGTGCTGGTGATCCTATGAGGGGTGGGTTGTTGACCTGTGCATGTCTCCCTTTCCAGGATCCCATCCACAATTTGCTTTGGACAGGGTGCCACCCGAGGATTTAAGGGACCGAGGAAGAAAGTCTGAAGGTCAGTGCACCAGACGTGTGTGAGAGATGAGGGTGCATCAGCCACTGCCACCCACAGAGATGAGTGATGCTACCATGGCCAAGCAGGGATATCCACAGTTGCATGTGAGGGAAGGCAAAGGGTGAGAACAGGGACTGTGCAGCAGCAGTTTGTGATACATCAGTGCCCTGGGAGGTGCTTTGCTGAGTCCCTTTCCCTCTATCACCTCCCTTTGGCAGCGTTTCAGAGCTGACTGTGCTTATGTTTATCCTTCTTGAGACACAATCTCTTTTCTGATCCCCACTGAAATCAAAGGATAAGTTCTCCTGCCTGTGTGCTGTGAGGTTTTGTGTGTCATAAGTGCCAGGACTGTACTGGCCAGCAGTGACTTTCCAGATGGAAGGTTCTGTCTTGCCCGAGCGTggaaatggcaaatgctgttcTGAACTCCAGGCAGCTGTGGGCATTTCACAGACTTTGTAGAAAACCTGCAAGGAATGGCTGTCAGAAATGCAGCAGGGTTACTAAGGAACAAGACACActgttttctcttcctgcagagTGTTACTTTTCTCTTGCCAGCCTTGCTTGTACAGTGAAGAATCAAAATTCTGAGGATcagttaaatttttttcattttcttgaaagGCCCCTCTGCTAAACACAAATATTGCCTAGCCTGGCCTTTTGTATGATTAACTTTGGAAACGTGCTTTGAGTTATGGCCCTAATTAGAATATATAACTTAACTGGTGGTAGGGAGGTGTGTAGAAGGTGAGGAAGTGTAATCACAGGAGCAGAAGACACCGGTTCTGGGCAGTGTAAGCTGTCGAGCCTAAATCCTTTTGTAGTTGCTAAAGATGTGTAGTGGATAAATGAGGAGGCAGACTTGGACCACAGTCCCTTGGAATGGGACTGGTAAGGAAAGTAACATCTGGACAGATCAGGTTTCAGGTATGTAAGGACAGTGAGGACAAAGGATGGACTGAGCATGTGTAAAGATTGAGTTCAACTAACAGACACAGTGACAAAGACTGGGAGGCTACCAGGGGAAGTAAACGACCACCAGAGAGACTGCAGTTTTGGGAATAACTGCCAGATGCCAACAGAGACTGCACCATAGTCTTTAACTAGTAGGATGTAACCATTTGTTAATGAACAGATATTTCATGTTAAttactttctggaaaataattcCCTTGTGTAATATAACCCACCTGAAGCTTTTGTCTTAAGAACCACACAGGGTGGAGAAATCTCCCTTCGGTTCCCAATGCTCCTAATAAAGAATGCTGAGTTAAGTGACAGTGCTGATGAGGtgaatttatttgtttcattcttGCAGTGCTCTcaaaaagctgcagagaaaacagcCCCTGGGACAGAAAGCAGGCATGGGGCGGGTTAagctccacagcagctgctcacaGAAAGTgtcccagcctgcagcagagtGCTGCAACATGGAGGTGAGAGGTGaaatgctgctggagctgagactatgcagatttattttttatgcttttggGGGGAACAAATAGATTTAATAAATTCCAAGACAAAATGTTCTTGCTGTACGGAAGCTGTAACCAcagacaagaagaaaacagaaaaaaagtgttggtTCCTAATTCTGACCTTCTCCATCTCTCTGAAGTCCGCTCTGCTCCTTGGTCCATGCAAAAGGTTTGACCAAGCCAGGAAGAGCACAGGGGTGCCTTGCAGCTCACTTCCATAGGAACTTAAAATAGAGTGACTTCCAGT
This window contains:
- the ZNF511 gene encoding zinc finger protein 511 isoform X1 gives rise to the protein MLPLPPGLHRYLREESAPLPAPPALVPVPVSVAPPFSFVPRRLRLGLHHPLLEDGDVHRHLYLQGVLAGVSEVAERPKVSEFSCHISGCCQVFDTLEGFEHHYNTLHRNVCSYCKRSFPSGHLLDIHILEWHDSLFQIMAEKQNMYKCLVEGCTEKFKSSKDRKDHLVTIHLYPANFRFDKPKKVKSGPKDVSSPVKQGDSVPMDVTVETSEQFQVDPMEIGPSENMEIPQPAASPGSSVPEKRLYKSRIPSTICFGQGATRGFKGPRKKV
- the ZNF511 gene encoding zinc finger protein 511 isoform X2, whose product is MLPLPPGLHRYLREESAPLPAPPALVPVPVSVAPPFSFVPRRLRLGLHHPLLEDGDVHRHLYLQGVLAGVSEVAERPKVSEFSCHISGCCQVFDTLEGFEHHYNTLHRNVCSYCKRSFPSGHLLDIHILEWHDSLFQIMAEKQNMYKCLVEGCTEKFKSSKDRKDHLVTIHLYPANFRFDKPKKVKRIPSTICFGQGATRGFKGPRKKV